The Pecten maximus chromosome 17, xPecMax1.1, whole genome shotgun sequence DNA segment GGACCAATTGATTAGTAAAATAAGTGCCAGGTTCATAGGTCATTCCTATAACGGAGAAACCTGACGTCTCTGATTGGTTTAGATTTTTAACATTATAGTTCAGCTCAATCGAGACCTTGGCCAAACGGACAATTAATCAACTGTAAACAATTATATGATCATGCGACGTCTCGcatttatgtttgttttgttttgtgttttttttacgAAACTATCATTACTTTCATTTCTTTAATAGAAACCTCTTAGTTTAAACAACTAAGAATGGCGGTGTCAGATTTGTACGGTTTGTGCGGTTCAAAACCAATAGTCGTTATTGTTTTAGTGGGTCTATATTGCACGCTACGACGACATGTAAGCGAAACCtaattttgaaatcaaaatcgataaaaaaagGCCACATTACAATCaaaatgttgatttacataAATGATTATTTAAAGAGAACAAATATATGTAGACCATGCGTTCCAGAAGGGGCAGTTTTATGTTTTCATCTCCAACAACCGAACAATACATTTAGGTAAAATATAGATTCATATCACATTCTCAAATTAAGACGACTGCAGACTTACTGGACATATCAACGAGTGGTGTTTCATTTCTTGAATGAGAAGCCAGGGAGTGCTTTTTAACACATCATAGTGTAATGGTTTAGGGGAAATGAATCAAAATAGAAGACGTAGACTATGGTAAACATGTACATAGTACAAGAGATCAACCTTCAGATGATTTGTAATGAAGTGCTAAATGTGAAGAGCTCTgagggtttgtttgtttgtcatGGGACATTAGTCCCAGAATGACAAATCTGATTTGTTTAAAGCatcatttattaaatttttactaatgaaatatagaaaactattcattctataaaagtgatatttttcactagtgaaaattaTCACTTTTTTGACTTGACCTATCAGAatactgcttacaaacgacaataggggaaattaagatttgcatatagctctcGTAATGttttatgatgtcacaatgcaaaatagaatacataacgtctcgatttggcgtacatttgtgagccgACAGAGAACCGCAAATGATTCCTGGTTCTTGGttttaaatgtaataaacagaatatcgaacagtatcttatatatatttcactcgtgctgctaatattttttagaatttcactcctgaaatatatttggtattaccgAATATGCTGTTAGATAATTCCtacataaagaaaaaaagatgaaataatatactatatatgtatcgTTAAATGAAAAATCATGAAATGGACGCTGCCAACTAGCTCTCTGTGTTTCTTATACAAGTACAACATCACACtataatctgttttatttacaccCAGTGTCTTGCTTCCTGGAGGCAGTATTGACATCATTACGTCATACCACGCCAAAGCTGCCAAGAAACTCTACCAGATGGCATTGAAAGTACGTAATGTATTATGTTGAAATGAATATCACCATACATTTCACGatagaaaatttcaaaactttcCATGTTTTCTAATTCAAAGTACTGACATGGGATGCATTATCACACAACTTCGTTATTGTACATTGtttcattaacataaacatctCTTAAATACAAAACGTTCACTGTTTTCTAATTCCAAGTACTCGCATGGGATACAATTTCACACAACTTCgttattgtacatttttttacattaaCAAATGTAACATACTTATTCTCTTAAatataatgaattttgaataatCTTACATTTTATAGGCAAGTTTTTCTCCCTTTTCTGCCTTTTGAAAATTTTTCAACTTAATACTATAATAAGGACAGCTTGTGCTGGGAATATTTAAACCTCTTATTTTGTACTATCAAACTTACTGTTAATTTATGTTTATCCGTGGAAACTATTTCATAATTTTACTTCAGATATTCACACTACTAATATAATGATGATTGTTTTCCGGTGTACATGATCTACTGTATTTCCTTTAAACCGGATTTATTatccatacataaatttatGTGACGATTTCAGGCTAACGACCAAGGAGATTACTTCCCTATATGGGGAACATGTCAAGGGCTACAACTCCTGTCTGCACTGACTGCAGGCCAGAACCTACTGGCTGACAGACCCTTCAGTGGCGTTAACCCTCTGGACTTCAAACCTGGTAATTATTAGTAACTTGATATACTCTTAtactttatatatcatattatcacAGGTAAATGTATTACGAAACTAATGACTTTTATACTTGTTcagataaaaaaacatattctgATAAAATAATCGTTCAGGTGTCTAACAAAGGAGTTGATCATGCAATGTTTCTCAATTACAGTTTTACCACATTGACAAATTTCAAACTGAATTGTACCTTAAAATGATTGCTTGTCGACAACAccatgtttaattttgaagaaGTGGTATAACCTAAATTAGACCTAGATTTACATAACGATGATGACGTAGACGACGCTAACCCTCCCAGGTAATTAACAAGTTTGTATAAAGCCTCTACCTTTGATAAAACCTCGTATATTCTACCTTTAGAACTGATTATGTATTTAGATTAATTAAAGTAACAGCTTTTGATTAATTCAAATAGAACATCACCCATGTTTTCTCTTACTAGCAGCTGTTCCCACTAAACAAAGCTACAGGTAAGATATAATGATCGTGGCGATTCCTGTCGTGCTTCCAATGGTTTGCTTTGGTTTTAtttctttaacgtcctatcaacagctaagatcatttaaggacggcctcccgtgtgtgcgatatgcatgcgtgtagtgggtgcgtatgtgtgttttgggaggctgcggtatgtttgtgtgaagtctacttgtgataggccgaaacttttgccgatttatagtgctacctcactgaaacatactgccgaagacacctaaCAGGACACCCCCAATGGTAATATTTGCTTTTCGTGAATCCGATGATATTTATTGCAGATTTCCGGGATAGTAAACTGTTCCGAAACCTCCCAGAGAACGTGTACACCGCATTAGCCAATGAAAAGGTTACTTCAAATCTACACATGTACGGACTGACACCACAGGTGACGTATAATTGTGTTCTTGTGAATGGGATGTATTGTTTCCTTAAAACGGTAAACGGAGTCATTATGGTTATGTAATACATTTGATGTCTTGCAACTgaattatgaaatgatttttctttttttattttgtctaaTACTTTTGTATGGATTTGTTTTGCTGTTGTTGctggttttttttgttggggcggggaggggggggggggggggggggggggggggggggtgggcgGAGGGTGTCTTTATGCGAGAAGAAACCGGGGTAACTGGGGAATACATGATGGATCAGAGGACTATATGTAATTCATGTCATACATTTATCGTCTGGACTGACGCCTATCGGAACAGAAGTGATTTACCAAACTTTATTATCATCGCGAAAGAATTTCACTGGTAGAACTTTTACTCAGCGTCATGACAACGACTAAATGACAGTCTTTTTCTGCCCTTTTTTCTACGCTCCTCTCTGTGATAATGACGATATCGACAGGTCAAATGTATTTTAACAGTAACAGGGATTCTTATATAATACTCGATCCATTTGTGGCGACACTGCTTATTTTTCAAATGTAGTAACcctgtttatatttattatgtatattattcTGTTTTTCAGAACTTCAGTGGAAACAGTCTGTTGAGGAAGTTTTATCGCGTCATGTCGACAAACCTAGACAAATACGGAAACGTGTATATATCGACCATGGAGGGTAAGCTTAAATATAGTATTGTACTGGTCAGACATTCGGAAACAACGGCGACCACATGCAAGGTCCATAATCATGTTTACCGTGCAAAGAATTTAGGCCAAAAGTATAGTGTAACATCGCTTCAATTATGTCTTTATTTTGGTTTTGTCTTCGGTTTCAATATTACAATCACGGTGTTCCGACTTATCGCGGTCTTTTCAATATCCCTTAGTAGAAGACAGAAAAAATCCACAGTTTTGTAGGGTCCATTATTTAGTTCCATTCGAGACTGTGTAGACGTAAATATTTATCTTGCAGCCGTCCGTCTGCCGTCCGTTACCCGTTTTACGGGGTACAATTCCATCCCGAGAAGAATGTATATAACTGGGATCTTCACTTCACAAACAACCATGACGCCGACGCAATACAAGTAGCTCATTATTTCTCCGACTTCTTTCTTGTTGAAGGTATGTTACATTTGAACACATGATTTACACGTGATGGCTTAACAATACTTAACcgataaaatatttttcttccAAATTGATCATGTGATAAGATTCAGATACAGAATTGTACCTTCCTCTGTTCAGTAATATTATTTTCTGGTTgaacaaatgtgtttttttcttaGATCCAAAATCGTGCATGCTTGTGTTGAGTAACACTATTTTCTAGAGTAGTGAGAAATCATCAATTCGTAACTACATCAGCGAGACGTTGTTACTATGTACCTAAGGAAATGTAAACGAATAGTTTCTGTACACCATGCAAATTCACATATGATGTtagtgttttcttttttttctgttctcAGCGCGAAAGAGCAGACATTTCTTCCCGACAGTTGATGAAGAAATCGGTGCCCTGATAGACAATTACGAACCTGTGTTTTCCAAGAATAGTGCTTTTACAGACATTTACTATTTTAAGTTCAGAAGCTAAAATGACGGATGCCAATTTCCTTTACAATTATTGTGCTgtgatattttatcattgtacATCAGTTCTTAATCAGGTAACTTTAATTTGTGTTAAAAAGATAGAAATAAATTAAGTTAATAACAGGAAcaatgatgtttttatttgattgatCTAGTAGCACATTCTTCGTCATGACAATGTCCGAAACAATGGAATAATACCACTTTCTTTGAGACAATGACAGTTTATCAATAGAAGATTATCCCGAAGTGATGACACTAATTCAATAAAATACTTCCTTTAGACAATGGCTTTAATTTGATATCAGATTTCCTCGAGACAATGACGATAATTCAACAGAAGACTGCCTCGAGACAATGATGCTAATTCAACAGAAGATTTCCTCCCGACAATGACGATATTCAATATCAGATATCTTCAATGACGATATTTCAATATCAGTTTGCCTCTAGACAATAACGGAAAATTAATTAAGATTGCTTCGATGCACCGACGACTATTTATTACAACACTCCTAGAGACAATGACTGTTATTCAATATTGGACTTCTTTGAAACAACGAAGTTCAGAAAATACTGGTCACAACGGTCGTTCCACAAAGGATATGTCTGGGGCAGGGAAGAAAACACAAAACGTTCCCCACAAGGATGAACGCTCAACAAAAGGTCAAAAGTGAAGCATTGTCATTAGGAAAAAAGGTAAGGTTCGAAACAAAGTCGCCTCATACGACGGACCCTGGGAGAATTAATTTGGTATACGACGTGTGTGTTTTGGATATATGATGGATGTACTTTAGGTATAGGACGGGTGTGCTTTGGTATATGACTGGTGTGCTTTTGGTATAGGAGGAGTGTGCTTTTTATATATTACTGGTGTTTACTTTTTTTGCAGAGGACGGATGTACTTATTAAAGTATAGAACGAGTCTAATCTTAATATAGGATGAATGTACTTAAGGTATAGGACGGACTTACGTTTAGAAAAGGCGGGTGAGTTTTGATATAGGACGGATGTTCTGATTTGGCTAATGTCCTAATGATATAGGACGGATGTaatttgatgtatatttttaaatagGACATGTCTGATTTTGATATCTGATACCTAAGGTACAGGACGGACGTACTCTTGGTTAAGGATGGATGACTTTTTATATAGGACGACTGTCCTAATGATAAATGAGGGCTATACTAAAGTAATAGGACAGATGCCGATTTGGTATAGGATAGGTGATTTTAAGAAAAGGACTGGTGACTTTTAACATAGGACTTATGTACTTTTGAAATAAGACGATTAttctgttgtatatataactagCTTCATTTAATTTGTGTAGGTTAGGACATCTTTTGTGTGGTACGGCAACTTTGTGTGTGATGTCTTTGTGAGGGAAACAAGTAGATATTCTTTTTTGGTTaggtattgtttaacgtcttagTAAAGGAAGGTATATGTTTTGTGGGAAggtatatgttttgtgttgtattagACGAATCCCCTGCCCATAGGACTGGTGAATATATGTCTGTGGGATAGAGCTTGTGACAGGATCCCAAGGGAACGTTAATCAATATGATAGATATCAATATGGCAGTGATCGGTCACAGTCAGTTGACTTTACATCTGATCCCCGGCGCTGTATTTGCCATAAGATATATTACGTTCATGCATGTCAGTTTTAATTATAATGGTTTAACAAGTGCAAtaaatgattgcgaaagctcaccggcggcagcaatcccactatgcattcattttttatgtatgtataagcatgtcattttgaaattgtatgtcacataatatcgctcctagacctctaatagATGTacaaaccaaataagaagggtgtggacttacaagcttttcaaaactaacccccaaaatctttaaagtgagtttttgtgtcaaaaaaagtaagtccactaaatagtaaaatgccaaaatcccatttttttctgcatgatttgccacagcatcactccctggatctctaatgaatgtataacccaatttagaagggtgataggtgtatacttttggacttagccccaaaactttaaagtgagttttggtgcaaaaaaagttaagtccacaaaatggtaaaatgcgaaaaaatcacattttatttctgcatgattttgccataacatcattccgagacctctaatgaatgtataaactaaataagaagggcatgaggtgtatacttttggacttacaatctttcaaaaaacttactccaaaaactttaaagtgggttttggtgccaaacaagagatcccagagggatcttggcgcccaccattgaatgatcttcataggttccatgtcagattgatcttttctctactttttccttcattttactaatctgtgcaaattgagacatccctccagtacttttcaaacaagggaatcctagctatataagaaatttgagatttaacgataatagCTGTTTGTTTGCCtggttgttttcaggacagactggtccaaaaatgcaatacaagggaccaagggga contains these protein-coding regions:
- the LOC117315515 gene encoding gamma-glutamyl hydrolase-like is translated as MSNGRRRLGPGLSPIRINEPDGYYEELFRRINGVLLPGGSIDIITSYHAKAAKKLYQMALKANDQGDYFPIWGTCQGLQLLSALTAGQNLLADRPFSGVNPLDFKPDFRDSKLFRNLPENVYTALANEKVTSNLHMYGLTPQNFSGNSLLRKFYRVMSTNLDKYGNVYISTMEAVRYPFYGVQFHPEKNVYNWDLHFTNNHDADAIQVAHYFSDFFLVEARKSRHFFPTVDEEIGALIDNYEPVFSKNSAFTDIYYFKFRS